Genomic DNA from Acidimicrobiales bacterium:
ATCGACGCCGACGTCGCCGTGCTACGCAACCGTGATCTCGGCCATCAACGCTTCGTCTACGTCTGGCTGGACGCCACCTACGTCCACGTCCGCGAAGCAGGCCAGGTCACCTCGAAAGCAGTCGTGATCGCGACAGGTCTCCGAGCCGACGGCTACCGGGAAGTACTCGGTGTCGATGTCGGGGACTCGGAGAACGAAACGTTTTGGACCGAGTTCCTCCGGAGCTTGAAAGACCGCAACCTCACGGGTGTCCGCCTCGTCATCTCCGACGCCCACGCCGGGTTGAAAGCAGCAATCCGGCGGGTGTTCCAAGGCGCCGGTTGGCAACGCTGCCGCGTGCACGCCATGAGGAACCTGTTGTCGGTCGCCAAGCACCAGCACCGCTTCATGATCGCGGCGTTGATCCGCACCATCTTCGCCCAACCCGACGCCGGGTCGGCCCGCACCCAGTTACGTAACGTCGTCACCCAGCTCGCTGGTGTGTCGCCCGAGGTCGCTACCAAGCTGGAGGGCATGGAGACCGACTTGTTGGCCTACACCGGGTTCCCGCCGGCGCACTGGTCCAAGATCTGGTCGAACAACCCGATCGAACGATTGAACCGTGAACTGAAACGACGCACCGATGTCGTGCAGATCTTCCCCAACACCGAATCGGTGATCCGCCTCGTCGGCGCGCTGCTGGTCGAGATCAACGACGAAATGATCTCCTCCGACCGGCGCTACATCGCCGCCGGCAGTCTCGAACCACTCGTCGACCATGAAGGAGAACCGCTAACGTCATTGCCCGCAGCCCCAAGAACCTGACCAACAGAATCGCACGGCACTCCTACACCACCCGACGGGACTCCATCTGTCGCGACCGGATCAGTCCGAAGCCAAATTCGCGCAGAGTTGGCGTTCAGGTCCGATCACTCACCCGATCCACGCGCTATCCGGCAGACCGAGCGATACGGCCGCCGACCCGTGGTGGGTCGGCGGCGGTGGCTTGACGACCGGTGGCCGAGCATGGTCGAAGCTAGGAGGAACGGGTGGGAACCCAGCATCGGACGGTGCTGTGGTAGCGGTCGTAGTCCTCTCCGAACCGGGCTGCGAGGTCGGCCTCCTCCACCGGCCGAATCACGAGGTTCCAGAGAACCGCACCAACCGCTGCCAGTGCGATCACGCTCCACGAACCCACGACAGCGCCGATCGCCGCGGTCTGGGCTGCGCCGGCGACGGCCATCGGGTTGCGGACATACCCGTAGGGGCGCGTGCGACGAGTCGTCGTGCGGTCTCGGCTGGGAGCGGTGTGCCCCGGCCGACCAACGCCATCGTGAGACACGACCACAAACCCAAGGCGCTTCCCGCTGTGAAGACCAGCCAGCCAATCCAAGCGCAGGCTGGGTCCTGCAGTGCTGGCAATGAGACTCTGAGGCGGTGCTCAGCTGCGGCCACGATGATCGGTATCACGGCGAAGAACAGCGTCCAGAATACGATCAGCTGAGCGAGACTTCGTCGCACATTTGTTACCTTGCTCGACACTGTCGCCGGGTGGAACGCAAATGGGCCGACGAAGAACCACTCTGTTGGTAGACGCCCATGCCAAACCGTCAAGGCGGAGACGGCGGTGCCGACCGCTGCGACCGTCATCGCGACAACACCCCAGCCAGCGGTGCGCTCGATCAAGCCGTACACGAGTAGAGACGCTGTGACCCCGATCGTCCACACTGTCACGACCACCGACGCGGCACGACTCCCGGTGAGTGCCGCCCACAACGAACCCAGCACGAAGAAGGCCACGTCGGGTCCGACGAGCAGCCGCGGATCCCATCCACCCAGCGTGAGCCGACGTACATCACCACACATGAACACCGAGATCCACCAGATCGCGCCCGCTGCGGCCTGCGCCCCGAAATACCAGCGCGCGTTGCTACGGCAGCGACAACACCACTGGATCTACGCACGATCGCAAGCGTGCCCGGAATGCTTCGACCCTCCACCCAAGCGTCGAGCACCCGAACGGTCCATTCACTGATGTCTCCCACGTTCAAACGCAGGCTTGTCGCCGAGCCGGCGGTCTGGGACGTTCTTCGGCGCTTGAGCAACGAGTGGTATGGGACACTCGGGAACCATGTTGACTGATCACACGTCGATACGAGCATGACGTTGTCGACGATGACCAGATGGTTGCTCCTGATCGGGGCTGTCGTGACGCTCAGCGCGGCGTGCAGTTCGCCGACATCGCAAGCTTCTACGGAGGGCGAACAACTGACCCTCGATGGTGAGTTGCAGGATTCCAGCGGTGAGGGCGACGATCTGCCGGTTGAGATTGCCCTGGCAGATGCGCGGGTTCGCTGTTCCGAGGCGGGGATCGCTGGGTACCGGCTCGAGGTTTCGGAGTCTCGGAACTACTGGCGACAGGGTTGTTCGTGGGTGACGGTGGTCGCTGATGGTGTTGTGCGCAACGTGTCGGTCGATTCGCCGTCGGATTCGCAGGCGTGTTTCGGGGTCGAGTGGACGGTCGAGGAGTTGCACGATCGGATCGCGGAGTGGGCCGACAATATCGAGGAGTTCAGCGACCCGGAGTTCGGGGAGCACACTCTGGAGGTGGTCTTCGACGAGTTGGGTGTGCCGGAGGCGATCCGGTTCGACTTGGCCAATGCTGACGATGAGGAATCGACATTGCGCGTGATCTTCCGCGGGCAAGGCTGAGACCTTCGTTTGCTCGGCAACCAAGGCAGCACCGATGTCGCCGCCGTCCCGGCGTTCGGTGATGGGGTCGGAGCAGTCAATGCCGAACGTTCGGGGGCGCCGTTGTCGCCAGCAACTGCAAGTCATGTTCGCTGCTCGAGACGTGGAGGCTGGCGTCGGTGACAGCCAGCTGGCGGCAGTCGGTGGGCTTCAGATGCATCCGCGGGTGGATTTCATGCGCCGAACGTGACCGGGTCACGACAGATGGTCACTTAATGTGACGAAATGCATCCGCGGATGCACGGCTTCTCAAGCCGGCGTTCGGTGACGGGTATGAGTCCCTTGGCGTGGTGGGATTTCGGGGCGGGTCCACCTGTGGGTGAGTCACCGGCGTGATGCTCGGTGTGTACGACCAAGTGCACACCATGGAGAACCACACCGATGACTCTTGAACAGTCTGACATCGACCGCCTGCTCGGCGCGATCTCGATCGGAGAAGGAACCGATCTGGTCCGCCAGCTCGCCCAATGGGCGCTGCAACAGTTGATCGAGGCCGAAGCGGCCGAAAAGATCGGCGCCGGCCCCTACGAGCGCAGCATCGACCGGACCACGCATCGCAACGGGACCCGGCCACGGACCTTGTCGACCAAGGCCGGCGATCTGGAACTCGGGATCCCGAAACTTCGCAAGGGTTCGTTCTTCCCCAGCATCCTCGAACCCCGCCGACGGATCGATCAGGCTCTGTATGCGGTGGTGATGGAGGCCTATGTCAACGGCGTCTCCACCCGAGCGGTCGATGATCTGGTGGTGGCGATGGGGATCGACACCGGCATCTCCAAATCAGAGGTGTCGCGGATCTGCGCCGGTCTGGACGAACGAGTCGAAGCGTTCCGGACACGCACCCTGGGTCACACTTCGTTTCCGTACGTGTATCTCGACGCCACCTACATCAACGTCCGTGACGACGCCCTCGGCCAGGTCGTGTCCCGAGCGGTGGTCATCGCGACCGGGATCACCGCTGCTGGTGACCGCGAAGTGCTGGGTGTCGATATCGGTGATTCGGAGGACGAAACGTTCTGGCTCCGGTTCCTCCGCTCGATGCGTAAACGTGGTCTCGGTGGTGTCCGCCTCGTCATCTCCGACGCCCACGAAGGGCTGAAGGCCGCCATCCGCAAAGGGATCAGCGGGGCGAGCTGGCAGCGGTGTCGCGTGCACTACGCCCGGAATCTGTTGTCCAAGGTCCCGAAAGGGCAGCAAGAAATGGTGGCGGCCGCGTTCCGGTCGATCTTCGCGCTCGGCACCACCGGGGAGATCAACACCCGTTGGGACGAGGTCGCCGACATGCTCGAGGCCAAGTTCCCGAAAGCGTCGTTGTCGATGCGTGACGCCAAGACCGATGTGTTGGCGTTCGGGGCGTTCCCGTCGTCGCATTGGCGCAAGATCTGGTCGAACAATCCGTTGGAACGACTGAACAAGGAAGTGAAACGGCGCACGAACGTGGTCGGGATCTTCCCCAACGACGCCGCAGCGATCCGGCTCATCGGGGCCGTGCTCGCTGATCAGCACGCGGAATGGGCGGTCGCTCGCCGCTACATGACCGAGGGGTCGATGGCAGACCTCAACACTGTGCGCGACACTGAGCGATCACGGGCCCAACTCGAGGCCTGACACACCGAGCAACACACTCGGAACCCCACCACTCCACGGGACTCTGTCGGTGACGGCCATCCTGTTCAAGCGGTTGAACGGTTTGGGACGCTCAGCACTGCGTCTGGCGAGCGGGTCAGGGGATGTCGAGAAGGACGGCGAGGGTTTCGCGTACTTGTGTCAGGACGATAGACCCGACGTTGCCCCGCGCCCCGATGATCCTGCCAGGGGAGATTGCTCGGATGTGCTGACACTGGGCGGCAGAGACGACATCGAGTCCGTTGGTGTCGTCGGGTTCGATGGTGATTTCGGAGCCGAAGGGTCTGATGGTGCTGGTGAGCGGGACGACGTGGACGACGGAGGGTTCGGCGTCGAGGATGCGTTGGGCGGTCACGAGGACGGCGGGGTGTTGGAATCCGGCTTCTCTGCCTTGGGGTGTGCCGAGTTCGAGGTCGACGACGTCACCCGAGGTCAGCATCGAGCCAGTCGATCTCGTCGTCTCGTAGTGGGTTGGCGAGGTCGTTGCCGATTCGGTCTTGACGCAGCGCCCGTACGGCGAGGGAGACAGTGTTGCCGACAGTGGTGTTGAGTTCGGCGGCGAGTCGTTTGAGTTCGTCGTGGGTGGCGGTGTCGATCCGGACGCTGGTGCTTTGCATGCAAATCAGCATACACCGGTCGGTTGATGGACGGCTATCGGACTGTCGGGGTTGGCGAAGCACAGGTGGCTGGCCGCCCCATAACGTGCGGCTGATATCGGGATGGGGCATGCCCGCAATGTGTTGTTTGGTGACGCTTTGTTATCGCGACGGCGGGAGCCTATTCGGCTCGCCACTTGTGCCCACCGCAAGGGTTCCTCAGGCGAGCGCGTCGCCCATGGCAACGGCGTCGTCGATCGTTGGCGAGACGACGTGTCGATACACCAAATCGGTCATGCGAGTGCCGTCGTGGCCGAGCACATCCGCAATGCGTTTGGGTCCGGCTGTCTCCGTTTTCCCGGCTGCCTCCTCGAGTGAATGACGGCGTGTGTACCTTCGGATGACCTTGGGCCGTGGTGTTCGCCGGCCCGAGGGCACAGGTTGGAGCCATGGGAAGCATCGTGGTGGTAGGCGGGGTCAATATGGACCTGCACCTGTTCGAGGTCGAGCGGTCGAGTGGTCAGGCACCGATGCTGGCACAGCACTATCTCGCCCAGCCTGGCGGGAAGGGCGCAAACGTTGCTCGAGCTGTTGCCCGTCTCGGTGCCGAGGTTGCACTTGTTGCGCGGGTCGGTGACGACGAATTCGGTCGCGATTGTCTGCGGGCGGTCAGCGACGATGGCGTCGACACGACCGGTGTCTCGACCGGAGCGGGGCAGAGCACCGGTTTCGTGGCGATCGAGTTGGTCGAGGGACGGCACCGATCGCTGATCTTTGCTCCCGGCGCGAACGACGCACTGGCTTGGGCCGACATCGAGCCGAGCGTGGCTGGACTGGGCGAGGGGGACATCATCATCGCTCAGGCCGAGGTGCCCGCCCCGGCGCTGGCCCGGCTGGCTGACTTCGTGGTCGAGTCCGGCGCGGCGCTGTACCTCGACCCGGCACCGCCCGAAGGGGTCAACCATCGACTCTTGGCAGCGGCCGAGGTCCTGACACCGGATCGGCTCGAAGCGTCACAACTGGTGGGTCGCTGCGACACGTCGTCGCTCTGGCCTCAGCTCGCAGCAGACGAACTGCTGGCACTCGGCGCTCGACGGGTGATCATCAAGACCGGTGGGACCGGTGCGCTACTGGCGAGCGACGACGTTTCGATGCAGGTGCCGACGCTCACCGTCGAGGTCGGCGACGAGACGGGTGCCGGTGATGCGTTCGTTGCTGCGCTCGCCGTTGCGCGCAGTGAGGGGCGGGATTGGGCGCCGGCGACACGCTTCGCCAACGTCGCCAGTGCCCTCTCGGTGGCGTCGACCGGCCTCATGCTGCCCGACCGAGCAGCGGTCGACGAAGCGCTTGCAGCCACCGATCAGCTGAACGATGTGGGAGCCGACCGCTACGCTCCGTGACGGGGGTGACCGACATGGTCGACGAGCAACCGACGGGAGCCAACGGCACGGCGGATGACGGGGAAGCGTTCATCCTGCGACCGATCGGTCGTGTCGCATCCTCGTTGACCGACACCGCAGCTGCGCCGAAGCAGAGCGGCGACGGAGCTCCTGCCGCAACGTTGGTTCTCGATCCCGGCGTCGTCGACGGCCTCGATGGGCTCGACGTCGGCATGCAGGTGATCGTACTGACCTGGCTCCACCGGTCGAGGCGCGACCTCCTCGTCGTGCACCCACGCAGCGATCCGGAGCAGCGAGCACGAGGCGTGTTCAGCACGCGTTCGCCGGTACGACCGAATCCCATCGGTATCCACCCGGTGCGCATCGTGGCGATCGACGCCAACGTCGTCGAGGTCGACGGCCTGGAAGCGATCGACGGCACACCGGTCCTCGACATCAAGCCGGCTCGCGGCGTTTGGTGAACGACCAGGCGAGTCAGCCGCGGGTGATACCGGCGATGCCGTCACCCATGTCGGCAACGTAGCGAGGTGTGACGATCACCTGCGCTGCGGTCTTGGCTGCGAGCGCAACCGCCCCATCGTTGCGGGGCACGGTGACCTCACCGCTCCCGAGGCCGACACTTCCCATCGCCCGATCCGGCTCGGAGAAGTCGTTGGCGACGAAGAGTGTGTCGATCCGACCCTGAGCGAGGAGCGTCAGCACCTCGCCACTGTTGTTCGTGGCGTGCCCGGCGCTGAGCGCACTGCGCAGTCGGTTGAACTGATCGGTGAGCCGCTCGGCCGCGACGGTGCGGAGGGCAACGTCGGCTCGGTCGAGGAAGGCATCGGCGCCGGCTTGGCGCGACCCGTCCACCTGGATCGGCGGGCTGAGCCGGGCAGGAAGGTGATCGGTGAAGAACCCGACAGCACGCACGTCGCCACCAACGACGACGAGGTCAGTGGTCGGGAACTCGTCGATGATCGAGTCAACGACCTCCTTCGCGTTCGACTCCCATGCGTTCTCGGCGATCTGTTGGAAGCGTCGCTGCGACCAACCACCGGGATGACTCCGGTGCAGGTGTAGTTCTTCGCCGACGACTTCGGTGACGTCGATCGGATCACCGACACCGGCGCGGTTCATGACGTCGGCGCCGGACCGGTCAATCAGGACCGCAAGGTGCTCGATGTCGTGCTGTTGTGCTGCGAGTAGCGGAAGCAGCGCGGGAACGAGGCCGACGTGCACCGCCGTGCTGGTGAGCGGACGCACCTGCGTGCGCTTGAAGACGACGTCCGATTCGGTCACGACGGCGACGAACGACGCACCCTCCTGGTGGCGGAAGCCAGCCAGCGCCTCTTCGACGCGTGCCGCCAGCTGAGGTCGATCGGGCGCTTGATCCCGCACGAGGGCGACGGCATTCTTGCGTCGGATGTCGAATTCCTGGTCGGCGTTCTGGCTGGCGCTCGGTGTCGGGAGGTACACGGTCGCCATGGGCACGCCGGCGGCTCGATAGGCATCCAGCACGAACTGGTCGTTGGTAATCGGATTGTTCACGTGAGTCTGCGGCATGGGCAGGGCATACCCGTTCACCCGCCAACGGAAACGTGAGGCGTGGCATCCGCTCGCCTGCTCGCGCTCAGCCTTCCACGACGCGCAGCGACAGGCGTCGGTGATAGCGCCGGTTCATCGACAGCAGTACTGCGGTCATCGATTCGAGCGCCACGGCGTTGGCGAGGCACCCGGCGTCGTAGAACGTTGCCCCCTCGATGACGCCGAGTCGGCTGATGGTGTCGGACACGGCCTCATCGTCGTCACCGCACACCAGCACGTCCCCTGGGAAGGGTCGCTCGATGTCGTCGAGTGCCTTCGCCGGTGCGTGCTGGAGGGCGGCGACGACGCGGCTGCCGACGAGCACGTCGGCGACCGATTCGGCGATCGAACCGCACGACGGGAGGACGGGGCGCATGCCCCGACCGGACGGTGCCACACTCGCCGCCATCGACACGACGATCTTGCCGGCGAGCACCGACGCCAGGACGCCGGCGGCCTCGACCGTGTGGTCGGCATTGGTCGCCAGCACGACGAAGTCGGCGGCTGCGGCCTGCCGGTTGGTGCCGGCGAAGACCCGCTCGGACCGATCGTCGCCGAGTTCGGCCTTCACCTCGTCGGCGACTCGGCGAGCTCGCTTCGTCTTGCGACTGCCGATGAACACGGCCTGCCCGTTGGCGGCGAGACGGGCCGCTAGTCCCTGGCCGGCGGGGCCGGTACCGCCGATGATGCCGATCGGCTGCGCAAGCACATCGTCCGAGGGGCGACGATGAGGGGTGACATCCTCCGGTCGACGCATCGGCGGAGGTGCCACGAGGTCGCCGGTGTCGGGGTCGGCGATGCCGAAGGCCGTGAGGGCGATCTGATCGGCCATGAGGAATCTCCAGTGGTCGTGGCTGGGTCAGGGTTCGATGAGTTGGTCGACCCCCGTGGAAATGGCGTCGGCCTCGAGCTGGTCGTCGACCAGTTCGGCGCGCAGCCGGGGCAGGACGCCCTCCTCGACCTCGTCGATCGAGACGGTGATCGAGGCGCACAGCTGGTCGACCAAACGCGAGGACAACGGGGTCGATCCAAGGTCGAGGTCGGCGACGATTTGCTTGGCTGCCTTCGTGTGTTGCG
This window encodes:
- a CDS encoding IS256 family transposase, which gives rise to MTEYESALSAFEARLTGTGLAGSLAEILTDAIQELIEAELTARIGAEPGERTLARTNLRNGHRPKLVSTPAGDLELGIPKLRQGSFFPELLEPRRRIDKALWAVIMTAYITGTSTRKVDDLVKALGCDTGISKSSVSRICKNIDADVAVLRNRDLGHQRFVYVWLDATYVHVREAGQVTSKAVVIATGLRADGYREVLGVDVGDSENETFWTEFLRSLKDRNLTGVRLVISDAHAGLKAAIRRVFQGAGWQRCRVHAMRNLLSVAKHQHRFMIAALIRTIFAQPDAGSARTQLRNVVTQLAGVSPEVATKLEGMETDLLAYTGFPPAHWSKIWSNNPIERLNRELKRRTDVVQIFPNTESVIRLVGALLVEINDEMISSDRRYIAAGSLEPLVDHEGEPLTSLPAAPRT
- a CDS encoding methyltransferase, producing the protein MSHDGVGRPGHTAPSRDRTTTRRTRPYGYVRNPMAVAGAAQTAAIGAVVGSWSVIALAAVGAVLWNLVIRPVEEADLAARFGEDYDRYHSTVRCWVPTRSS
- a CDS encoding DUF6174 domain-containing protein, which produces MTLSTMTRWLLLIGAVVTLSAACSSPTSQASTEGEQLTLDGELQDSSGEGDDLPVEIALADARVRCSEAGIAGYRLEVSESRNYWRQGCSWVTVVADGVVRNVSVDSPSDSQACFGVEWTVEELHDRIAEWADNIEEFSDPEFGEHTLEVVFDELGVPEAIRFDLANADDEESTLRVIFRGQG
- a CDS encoding IS256 family transposase, giving the protein MTLEQSDIDRLLGAISIGEGTDLVRQLAQWALQQLIEAEAAEKIGAGPYERSIDRTTHRNGTRPRTLSTKAGDLELGIPKLRKGSFFPSILEPRRRIDQALYAVVMEAYVNGVSTRAVDDLVVAMGIDTGISKSEVSRICAGLDERVEAFRTRTLGHTSFPYVYLDATYINVRDDALGQVVSRAVVIATGITAAGDREVLGVDIGDSEDETFWLRFLRSMRKRGLGGVRLVISDAHEGLKAAIRKGISGASWQRCRVHYARNLLSKVPKGQQEMVAAAFRSIFALGTTGEINTRWDEVADMLEAKFPKASLSMRDAKTDVLAFGAFPSSHWRKIWSNNPLERLNKEVKRRTNVVGIFPNDAAAIRLIGAVLADQHAEWAVARRYMTEGSMADLNTVRDTERSRAQLEA
- a CDS encoding type II toxin-antitoxin system PemK/MazF family toxin; translated protein: MLTSGDVVDLELGTPQGREAGFQHPAVLVTAQRILDAEPSVVHVVPLTSTIRPFGSEITIEPDDTNGLDVVSAAQCQHIRAISPGRIIGARGNVGSIVLTQVRETLAVLLDIP
- a CDS encoding PfkB family carbohydrate kinase — encoded protein: MGSIVVVGGVNMDLHLFEVERSSGQAPMLAQHYLAQPGGKGANVARAVARLGAEVALVARVGDDEFGRDCLRAVSDDGVDTTGVSTGAGQSTGFVAIELVEGRHRSLIFAPGANDALAWADIEPSVAGLGEGDIIIAQAEVPAPALARLADFVVESGAALYLDPAPPEGVNHRLLAAAEVLTPDRLEASQLVGRCDTSSLWPQLAADELLALGARRVIIKTGGTGALLASDDVSMQVPTLTVEVGDETGAGDAFVAALAVARSEGRDWAPATRFANVASALSVASTGLMLPDRAAVDEALAATDQLNDVGADRYAP
- the tsaA gene encoding tRNA (N6-threonylcarbamoyladenosine(37)-N6)-methyltransferase TrmO encodes the protein MVDEQPTGANGTADDGEAFILRPIGRVASSLTDTAAAPKQSGDGAPAATLVLDPGVVDGLDGLDVGMQVIVLTWLHRSRRDLLVVHPRSDPEQRARGVFSTRSPVRPNPIGIHPVRIVAIDANVVEVDGLEAIDGTPVLDIKPARGVW
- a CDS encoding Vms1/Ankzf1 family peptidyl-tRNA hydrolase; this translates as MPQTHVNNPITNDQFVLDAYRAAGVPMATVYLPTPSASQNADQEFDIRRKNAVALVRDQAPDRPQLAARVEEALAGFRHQEGASFVAVVTESDVVFKRTQVRPLTSTAVHVGLVPALLPLLAAQQHDIEHLAVLIDRSGADVMNRAGVGDPIDVTEVVGEELHLHRSHPGGWSQRRFQQIAENAWESNAKEVVDSIIDEFPTTDLVVVGGDVRAVGFFTDHLPARLSPPIQVDGSRQAGADAFLDRADVALRTVAAERLTDQFNRLRSALSAGHATNNSGEVLTLLAQGRIDTLFVANDFSEPDRAMGSVGLGSGEVTVPRNDGAVALAAKTAAQVIVTPRYVADMGDGIAGITRG
- the npdG gene encoding NADPH-dependent F420 reductase, translating into MADQIALTAFGIADPDTGDLVAPPPMRRPEDVTPHRRPSDDVLAQPIGIIGGTGPAGQGLAARLAANGQAVFIGSRKTKRARRVADEVKAELGDDRSERVFAGTNRQAAAADFVVLATNADHTVEAAGVLASVLAGKIVVSMAASVAPSGRGMRPVLPSCGSIAESVADVLVGSRVVAALQHAPAKALDDIERPFPGDVLVCGDDDEAVSDTISRLGVIEGATFYDAGCLANAVALESMTAVLLSMNRRYHRRLSLRVVEG